The Megalops cyprinoides isolate fMegCyp1 chromosome 10, fMegCyp1.pri, whole genome shotgun sequence genome window below encodes:
- the LOC118784353 gene encoding regulator of G-protein signaling 20-like — translation MPEHNGTVHDFGKLATRSLRMRDLSRYGEWVQLADAQALSAAELCGAAMRRRLSHRDSRALPSCDSSPEASPCGRAPPPCCFCWCCCCSCSCLAMKGREKGVCNSRRTSNVSTLGSLQRTDESGRLSVSEVSSWALSFSALLESPAGRAVFMEFLRSEHSDENMLFWQACEGLKAETHRAAVAERAKQIYLDYISILSPKEVSIDATVRETINSNMAVPTAHIFDDAQAQIFALMHRDSYPRFLNSPLYQSLLQSLGPAVPSGDS, via the exons ATGCCAGAGCATAACGGAACTGTCCATGATTTCGGGAAATTAGCGACACGCAGCCTGAGAATGCGAGACCTCAGCCGCTACGGGGAGTGGGTGCAGC TTGCAGATGCGCAGGCCCTGAGCGCGGCGGAGCTGTGCGGAGCCGCCATGCGGCGGCGTCTGTCTCACCGGGACTCCCGAGCCCTGCCGTCCTGCGACAGCAGCCCCGAGGCCTCACCCTGCGGCCGCGCACCGCCcccctgctgcttctgctggtgctgctgctgcagctgctcctg ctTGGCCATGAAGGGCAGGGAGAAGGGAGTGTGCAACAGCAGGAGAACCTCCAACGTCTCCACACTGGGCAGCTTGCAGAGGACTGACGAGAG tggcAGGCTGAGCGTGTCGGAGGTGTCCTCCTGGGCCCTGTCCTTCTCGGCTCTGCTGGAGAGCCCCGCGGGCCGTGCCGTCTTCATGGAGTTCCTGCGCTCCGAGCACAGCGACGAGAACATGCTCTTCTGGCAGGCCTGCGAGGGGCTGAAGGCCGAGACGCACCGGGCAGCCGTGGCCGAGCGCGCCAAGCAGATCTACCTGGACTACATCTCCATCCTGTCCCCTAAAGAG GTCAGCATCGACGCCACCGTCCGCGAGACCATCAACAGCAACATGGCGGTGCCCACAGCACACATCTTCGACGACGCCCAGGCGCAGATCTTCGCCCTGATGCACCGGGACTCCTACCCACGGTTCCTCAACTCACCGCTCTACCAGTCCCTGCTGCAGAGTCTGGGGCCTGCAGTTCCCTCTGGTGACAGCTAG